The Tamandua tetradactyla isolate mTamTet1 chromosome 23, mTamTet1.pri, whole genome shotgun sequence genome includes a window with the following:
- the PSMG3 gene encoding proteasome assembly chaperone 3 gives MEDRPLVVSKQRREVVCGVPTQVVCTAFSSHILVLVTQFGKMGTLVALEPSVVAGDISKPMLTTRVLLGQDEPLIHVFAKNLVTFVSQEAGNRAVLLALSTRDRSREGVKALQEVIQACRVW, from the exons ATGGAAGACAGGCCGCTGGTGGTGTCGAAGCAGAGGCGGGAAGTGGTGTGTGGCGTCCCCACGCAGGTGGTCTGCACGGCCTTCAGCAGCCACATCCTGGTCCTGGTGACCCAGTTTGGGAAGATGGGGACCCTGGTCGCCCTGGAACCCAGCGTCGTGGCGGGCGACATCAGCAAGCCCATGCTCACCACCAGAGTCCTTCTGGGGCAGGACGAG ccTCTCATCCACGTCTTTGCAAAGAACCTGGTAACGTTCGTGTCTCAGGAGGCTGGGAACAGAGCGGTCCTCCTGGCCCTGTCCACGAGGGACAGaagcagggaaggggtgaaggcCTTGCAGGAGGTGATCCAGGCGTGCCGGGTGTGGTGA